Proteins encoded within one genomic window of Aerococcus viridans:
- a CDS encoding IS256 family transposase has translation MTQVHFTLKSEEIQSIIEYSVKDDVSKNILTTVFNQLMENQRTEYIQAKEYERTENRQSQRNGYYERSFTTRVGTLELKVPRTRDGHFLPTVFERYQRNEKALMASMLEMYVSGVSTRKVSKIVEELCGKSVSKSFVSSLTEQLEPMVNEWQNRLLSEKNYPYLMTDVLYIKVREENRVLSKSCHIAIGITKDGDREIIGFMIQSGESEETWTTFFEYLKERGLQGTELVISDAHKGLVSAIRKSFTNVSWQRCQVHFLRNIFTTIPKKNSKSFREAVKGIFKFTDINLAREAKNRLIHDYIDQPKYSKACASLDDGFEDAFQYTVQGNSHNRLKSTNLIERLNQEVRRREKIIRIFPNQTSANRLIGAVLMDLHDEWIYSSRKYINFDK, from the coding sequence ATGACCCAAGTACATTTTACACTGAAAAGCGAAGAGATTCAAAGCATTATTGAATATTCTGTAAAGGATGACGTTTCTAAAAATATTTTAACAACGGTATTTAATCAACTAATGGAAAATCAACGAACAGAATATATTCAAGCAAAAGAATATGAACGAACAGAAAACCGACAAAGTCAACGAAATGGCTATTATGAGCGCAGCTTTACGACACGTGTAGGCACGCTAGAATTAAAAGTACCCAGAACACGTGATGGTCATTTTTTACCCACAGTGTTTGAACGTTATCAACGAAACGAAAAAGCCCTCATGGCTTCAATGTTGGAAATGTATGTATCAGGCGTTTCAACTCGTAAAGTATCAAAAATTGTGGAAGAACTTTGTGGTAAATCCGTCTCTAAGTCCTTCGTTTCTAGCTTAACAGAACAGCTAGAACCTATGGTTAACGAGTGGCAGAATCGTTTATTATCAGAAAAAAATTATCCTTACTTAATGACCGATGTACTCTATATAAAAGTACGAGAAGAAAATCGAGTACTCTCAAAAAGCTGTCATATAGCGATTGGAATAACCAAAGATGGCGACCGTGAAATTATCGGCTTCATGATTCAAAGTGGCGAAAGCGAAGAGACCTGGACAACATTTTTTGAATACCTAAAAGAACGCGGTTTACAAGGTACGGAACTCGTTATTTCTGATGCGCACAAAGGATTAGTCTCTGCCATTAGAAAATCCTTCACCAACGTAAGTTGGCAAAGATGCCAAGTTCACTTCCTAAGAAATATCTTTACCACCATTCCTAAAAAAAATTCAAAATCTTTCAGAGAAGCTGTTAAAGGAATTTTTAAGTTCACAGATATTAACTTAGCGCGTGAGGCTAAAAATCGATTGATTCATGATTATATCGATCAACCAAAATATTCAAAAGCTTGCGCATCATTGGATGATGGATTCGAAGACGCCTTTCAATATACCGTACAAGGAAATTCCCACAATCGACTAAAGAGTACCAATCTAATTGAACGACTGAATCAAGAAGTACGCAGAAGAGAAAAGATTATTCGCATCTTCCCCAATCAAACATCAGCCAATCGCTTAATTGGAGCCGTTCTTATGGACCTGCATGATGAATGGATTTATTCTTCAAGAAAATACATCAATTTTGATAAGTAA
- a CDS encoding IS3 family transposase (programmed frameshift) — translation MSTRRKRRSYSDEFKHQIVDLHKAGKPRNEIISEYELTPSTFDRWVRENTDSGSFKAQDNLTPEQKELRALKKRNAQLEMENDILKQAALIFGRRFEVIKANKHKYSISAMCRALKINRGSYYYEAKKKESESELEQAIIEEFARSNNAFGTRKLKPVLEKRGFTVSRRRIGRIMKKFHLVSKYNRPSYKPQRTGVNQARIENILNREFSQEEPMKVIVTDLTYVKVATKWFYVCFILDLFNREIIGYSAGPHKTADLVMQALATVKGDLHMVNTFHTDRGKEFDNHTIDELLDTFDIERSLSRKGNPYDNAVAESTYKSFKFEFVYDNRFDTLYELQVQLMDYVHWWNNFRPHGALNYESPIDYRKTWEEEQSENGRDKSFVYRSATESKQYEARTERVVLPL, via the exons ATGTCAACGCGCAGAAAGAGACGCAGTTACTCAGATGAATTTAAACATCAAATCGTAGACCTACACAAAGCAGGAAAACCAAGAAATGAAATCATTTCAGAATATGAACTAACCCCTTCCACTTTCGACCGCTGGGTCCGCGAGAATACTGACTCGGGTTCTTTCAAAGCTCAGGACAATCTGACCCCTGAACAAAAAGAACTGAGAGCTTTAAAGAAGCGAAATGCTCAATTGGAAATGGAAAATGATATTTTAAAGCAAGCGGCGCTGATATTCGGGCGAAGGT TCGAAGTAATCAAAGCAAACAAACATAAGTATTCTATATCAGCGATGTGCCGTGCCCTCAAAATTAACAGAGGATCTTATTATTATGAAGCCAAAAAGAAAGAAAGTGAATCAGAACTCGAACAAGCAATCATTGAAGAATTCGCAAGAAGTAATAATGCGTTCGGCACGCGGAAATTGAAACCTGTACTTGAAAAGAGAGGTTTTACTGTCTCTCGCCGTCGTATCGGTCGTATAATGAAAAAATTCCATCTCGTCTCAAAATATAACCGGCCGTCTTACAAACCCCAGAGAACCGGTGTTAATCAAGCTAGAATCGAAAACATCCTGAACCGTGAGTTCTCACAAGAAGAGCCGATGAAAGTGATCGTCACGGATTTGACTTACGTCAAAGTAGCTACTAAGTGGTTTTATGTATGTTTTATCCTTGATTTATTTAATCGTGAAATCATTGGTTATTCCGCTGGACCGCATAAGACCGCTGACTTAGTCATGCAGGCCCTGGCGACAGTTAAGGGCGATCTACATATGGTGAACACTTTTCATACCGATCGAGGAAAAGAATTTGATAACCATACGATCGATGAATTATTGGATACCTTTGACATTGAACGCTCGTTAAGTAGAAAAGGAAATCCGTATGACAATGCCGTAGCGGAATCGACATATAAATCGTTTAAGTTTGAATTTGTCTACGACAATCGATTCGATACACTCTATGAACTGCAGGTCCAACTTATGGACTACGTCCATTGGTGGAATAATTTCCGTCCGCATGGCGCACTAAACTACGAATCTCCCATAGACTATCGTAAAACTTGGGAAGAAGAACAGTCTGAAAATGGAAGAGATAAGTCATTCGTCTATCGGTCGGCCACTGAGTCAAAACAGTATGAGGCCAGGACGGAAAGGGTGGTCTTGCCCTTGTAG
- a CDS encoding DUF6448 family protein has protein sequence MEEAIVAADRSIATGTLSPLEELVEPELMPQLEEAFEDVLATKDFDTSNVDAGREYVMNYVTFTHLAEGEEHEEADLHPTAQTDDLHEVENAKAAGEHIEPETEETKASWLPWGLAGTFFVTTIAGFLKRRV, from the coding sequence ATGGAGGAGGCAATTGTTGCCGCTGATAGGAGCATCGCCACGGGCACCCTCTCTCCTCTTGAAGAGCTTGTCGAACCCGAACTGATGCCGCAATTGGAGGAAGCCTTTGAGGACGTTCTCGCTACTAAGGATTTTGATACAAGCAATGTCGACGCAGGCCGAGAGTATGTCATGAATTATGTGACGTTCACCCATCTGGCGGAAGGGGAGGAGCATGAGGAAGCGGACCTGCACCCTACTGCCCAAACGGACGATTTGCATGAAGTGGAAAATGCGAAAGCCGCAGGGGAACATATTGAGCCAGAAACAGAGGAAACCAAAGCAAGTTGGCTGCCTTGGGGATTAGCCGGAACCTTCTTCGTCACTACCATTGCTGGGTTCCTCAAGAGAAGAGTGTAA
- the lepB gene encoding signal peptidase I translates to MKGRPSIRRGSQQAGFFLLLSGLLYFLITRFLFFFISVPTPSMYPAIQPGDRILTTRLYDTGEITRGDILVFQSEELDEVLVKRVIGLPGDGIVIKETGEVFVNGERLAEEYVEYPDSLAGQYLVPEDSYYFLGDFRVHSFDSRKWNQPYIPEGAILGEGQWVVTPLPRFGQVDEGI, encoded by the coding sequence TTGAAAGGTAGGCCATCTATTAGAAGAGGAAGCCAGCAGGCAGGATTTTTCCTGCTTTTGTCCGGCCTCCTTTACTTCCTGATTACCCGCTTCCTGTTTTTCTTTATCTCCGTTCCCACACCTTCCATGTATCCTGCCATTCAGCCGGGAGACCGTATTCTCACCACCCGCCTCTATGATACGGGGGAAATTACCCGGGGTGATATCTTAGTTTTTCAATCTGAAGAACTAGATGAGGTGCTCGTGAAAAGGGTCATCGGTCTGCCTGGAGATGGGATTGTCATCAAGGAAACAGGGGAAGTCTTTGTCAACGGGGAAAGGTTGGCAGAGGAATATGTGGAGTACCCGGACTCCTTAGCAGGGCAATATCTAGTACCCGAAGACAGTTACTATTTTCTTGGAGACTTCCGTGTTCATTCCTTTGACAGCAGGAAATGGAATCAACCCTATATTCCAGAAGGGGCTATCTTAGGGGAGGGCCAATGGGTGGTGACTCCACTCCCCCGTTTCGGACAGGTAGACGAGGGCATTTAA
- a CDS encoding recombinase family protein, with protein MKVGYARVSTTNQNLDRQIEALEQAGAEKIFQEKMSGKSMTERLELQKALQFLREKDTLIVESLDRLGRNYDDIVQTVQKLDQKEVGLIVLNLPILNQEMGDPNLQKLIRNMIVQLLSWTAQNEREEIKRKQRQGIEIAQRKGHYKGRPVKYSAEAKNPRDRMIYHVIVNKLKQEEPIKKIAEETGVTRDTVYRIKNEISLTDQSM; from the coding sequence ATGAAAGTAGGCTATGCACGTGTATCTACTACCAACCAAAATTTAGATCGTCAGATCGAAGCTTTAGAACAAGCCGGTGCTGAAAAGATTTTTCAAGAAAAAATGTCCGGTAAAAGCATGACCGAACGATTGGAGCTACAAAAAGCACTTCAATTTCTTCGGGAGAAAGACACTCTGATTGTGGAGTCACTGGATCGGTTGGGACGAAACTATGATGATATTGTTCAGACCGTTCAGAAGCTCGATCAAAAGGAAGTCGGGCTTATTGTTTTAAACCTACCTATTCTAAACCAAGAGATGGGAGATCCAAACCTCCAAAAGTTAATTCGAAACATGATTGTGCAACTGCTGTCCTGGACAGCTCAGAATGAGCGTGAAGAAATCAAGCGTAAGCAGCGACAAGGAATCGAAATAGCTCAGCGAAAAGGCCACTATAAAGGCCGCCCGGTAAAGTATTCGGCGGAGGCAAAAAATCCAAGAGATCGAATGATCTATCATGTAATCGTGAATAAGCTCAAACAAGAAGAGCCTATCAAAAAGATTGCAGAGGAAACAGGGGTTACGAGAGATACTGTATATAGAATTAAAAACGAAATCTCTCTCACGGATCAATCTATGTAA
- a CDS encoding MrcB family domain-containing protein has product MNISTMIADAAIQYPESKNGPFAGAPIGQVIKEEIPEALRNKLSLTDYVIKGNIGNENFASIPWIAIMDKEITTSTRKGFYIVFLFSSDGQRIYLTLNQGITYFDEKKYKRPKVKEISNKIYETFPSSTPLKMDIELNSNTPLGKGYESTTISAFEYDTSNMPSEEKLLSDLSSLLDDYSELKQFFVDNDNDLEKFYSAIIGNGTSDKYKEFKYLLSRFVEQANSNLQNKNNRKTSLGIEGFEDNNFRYSTGYDQLTIDGVEYHIHLFSTGSYGPNNGEGSTMVPYICHRLANGNWSNIRVTFQNSHMTSLRLVEWNQNSKTNKERNISFFVDDLDLFSNAEPNDNLKKLYKEFVFPKVEEKNMRGNDKINELADKLEKSKNIILRGAPGTGKTYLARQIAALLIGEDEDKLNESEQFGFVQFHPSYDYTDFVEGLRPVADDDQEQVSFKLRDGIFKRFCKEAKKSGISGEVDNFDDAWEQLINAINESEEDYMMTGSTVPATLNSKKSIKFKTPVATKETVYKLYRGEDTNLKYETYQKIVLNHLTDSFGLKPFKEGETTRNEKKKYVFVIDEINRGEISKIFGELFFSIDPGYRGKEEYGVYTQYSNLHIDSNEKFYIPDSVYIIGTMNDIDRSVDSFDFAMRRRFRFIELQAEDTTYMWQGQLDETKIEEATDRLVSLNKQISNTDDLDSNYHIGPSYFLKLPELDYDYNVLWADYLQPLLEEYLRGSYEEQEKLEAMKNAYDLIHQTDEEFADEDRR; this is encoded by the coding sequence ATGAATATATCAACTATGATAGCTGATGCAGCTATACAATATCCTGAATCTAAAAATGGCCCTTTTGCAGGGGCACCAATAGGACAAGTTATCAAAGAAGAGATCCCTGAAGCATTGCGTAATAAATTATCATTAACAGATTATGTGATCAAAGGAAATATTGGAAATGAGAATTTTGCTTCTATTCCATGGATTGCAATCATGGACAAGGAGATTACCACCAGTACCAGAAAAGGGTTCTATATTGTATTTCTGTTTAGCTCTGATGGACAAAGGATTTACTTAACACTAAATCAAGGAATAACATACTTTGATGAAAAAAAGTATAAACGGCCTAAAGTCAAAGAGATATCCAACAAAATATATGAGACATTTCCTAGTTCAACACCCTTAAAGATGGACATTGAGCTAAATTCGAACACTCCATTAGGAAAGGGATATGAATCTACTACGATCAGCGCATTCGAGTATGATACCTCTAATATGCCTTCCGAGGAGAAATTATTATCTGATTTGTCCTCACTGTTAGATGATTACTCCGAGCTTAAACAGTTTTTTGTGGACAATGATAACGATCTCGAAAAGTTTTACTCCGCAATTATAGGGAATGGTACTTCAGATAAGTATAAAGAATTTAAGTACCTTTTGAGTCGCTTTGTCGAACAAGCAAATAGTAACCTGCAAAATAAGAATAATAGAAAAACATCATTAGGTATTGAAGGGTTTGAAGACAACAATTTTCGATATTCAACTGGGTATGATCAGCTTACTATTGATGGCGTCGAATACCATATTCATTTATTTAGTACGGGATCTTATGGACCTAACAATGGCGAGGGAAGCACAATGGTGCCTTACATTTGTCATAGATTAGCAAATGGGAATTGGTCTAATATCCGAGTTACTTTTCAAAACTCTCATATGACTTCGCTAAGACTAGTAGAATGGAACCAAAATTCAAAAACCAATAAAGAAAGAAACATTTCTTTCTTTGTCGATGATTTAGATTTGTTTTCTAATGCAGAACCAAACGATAACTTAAAAAAACTATACAAAGAATTTGTATTTCCTAAAGTCGAGGAGAAAAACATGAGGGGCAACGATAAAATAAATGAATTAGCAGATAAGTTAGAAAAATCGAAAAACATTATACTCCGTGGCGCTCCAGGAACAGGGAAGACCTATTTAGCTAGACAAATAGCTGCGCTATTAATTGGAGAAGACGAAGACAAACTAAATGAAAGCGAACAATTTGGATTTGTTCAATTTCACCCGAGCTATGACTATACAGATTTTGTTGAAGGACTGAGACCTGTAGCTGATGACGATCAGGAACAAGTGTCTTTTAAATTAAGGGATGGGATCTTCAAGAGATTTTGTAAAGAAGCTAAAAAATCAGGGATTTCCGGTGAAGTGGATAACTTTGATGATGCCTGGGAACAGTTAATTAATGCTATCAACGAGAGCGAAGAGGATTATATGATGACTGGGAGTACAGTCCCAGCAACTTTAAACTCAAAAAAATCGATCAAATTCAAGACACCCGTGGCTACTAAAGAAACGGTATATAAACTTTATCGTGGCGAAGACACAAACCTTAAATATGAGACATACCAAAAAATTGTATTAAATCATTTGACTGATTCGTTTGGGTTAAAACCATTCAAAGAGGGCGAAACAACTAGGAATGAAAAAAAGAAATATGTTTTTGTCATTGATGAAATAAACCGTGGCGAAATTTCCAAGATATTTGGAGAACTTTTCTTTTCAATCGATCCTGGTTATCGGGGAAAAGAAGAATACGGTGTCTATACACAATACTCAAATCTTCATATAGATAGTAATGAGAAATTCTATATTCCCGATAGTGTCTACATTATTGGAACAATGAATGATATTGACCGTTCTGTGGATAGCTTTGACTTTGCAATGAGACGACGGTTTAGGTTTATTGAACTTCAGGCGGAAGACACTACATATATGTGGCAGGGGCAGCTAGATGAGACAAAAATAGAAGAAGCTACTGATCGTCTGGTTTCATTAAATAAACAAATATCGAATACGGATGATTTGGATTCTAATTATCATATTGGACCAAGCTACTTCTTGAAATTACCTGAATTAGATTATGACTATAATGTGTTATGGGCAGACTATCTTCAGCCTTTACTGGAAGAATACCTTCGCGGAAGCTATGAGGAACAAGAAAAGTTAGAAGCCATGAAAAATGCTTATGATTTAATACACCAAACAGATGAGGAATTTGCTGATGAGGATAGAAGATAA
- a CDS encoding 5-methylcytosine restriction system specificity protein McrC — protein sequence MRIEDNQTYSRSEFVAAYPKLSTKLVDKTLATLSENENLLIFPSVFLDVDDLDHDSKIIETVNDSLKFQNVIGFIGYGDEQLEIHSRFSPGENNYFLHYMLQRVLNINIVDLDSTLSLREQLYQLSIYLFPRYLDAAMRKGIFRQYRRFEYNNANIKGNIDIARHIKLNTPFTGKVAYSTREFTQDNELMQLVRHTIEFIRLSTKNGRRILNSSELTKQNVSAVTIATPSYNRGNRRKVIIANKNTPVRHAYYTEYLALQKLCLMILTHRRHSFGENRKNIYGILFDVAWLWEEYLNTLLKDNFIHPRNKQSKEGISLFADRIRTVYPDFYNQDSGAVIDAKYKKLEYTAKGINREDLYQIISYSYILKSKKAGVVYPSTSETEYKKVGTLSGYGADIFKQSIHIPQQVDSYKEFDLLIKKSEYKFKKEIESFSHGEIEKH from the coding sequence ATGAGGATAGAAGATAACCAAACTTATTCAAGATCTGAATTTGTTGCCGCTTATCCTAAGCTTTCCACTAAACTGGTAGATAAGACACTAGCTACACTTTCAGAAAATGAAAACCTACTTATTTTTCCAAGTGTTTTTTTAGACGTGGATGATTTAGACCACGATTCAAAAATAATTGAAACCGTAAATGATTCCCTCAAGTTTCAAAATGTCATTGGTTTTATTGGTTACGGGGATGAACAACTAGAAATCCATTCACGATTCTCTCCCGGTGAAAACAATTATTTTTTACACTATATGCTGCAAAGAGTATTGAATATCAATATCGTCGATTTGGATTCTACCCTCTCCCTGAGGGAGCAACTCTATCAACTGTCGATCTATTTGTTTCCAAGATATCTTGATGCTGCTATGAGAAAAGGGATCTTCAGACAATACCGTAGATTTGAATATAATAACGCTAATATCAAAGGAAATATTGATATTGCTAGACACATCAAACTAAACACGCCGTTTACAGGTAAAGTAGCCTATTCAACGCGAGAGTTCACCCAGGATAACGAATTGATGCAATTAGTGAGGCATACAATAGAATTTATTCGACTTTCAACCAAGAATGGGCGGAGAATTCTTAATTCTTCGGAACTTACAAAACAGAATGTTTCGGCTGTCACTATTGCTACGCCTTCATATAACAGAGGTAATAGGAGGAAAGTAATTATAGCTAATAAGAATACTCCTGTAAGGCATGCCTACTATACTGAATATTTGGCACTTCAAAAACTATGCTTGATGATTTTAACTCATAGACGTCATAGTTTCGGTGAGAATCGCAAAAATATTTATGGCATCCTATTTGATGTGGCTTGGCTTTGGGAAGAATACTTGAATACCCTGCTTAAGGATAACTTTATTCACCCTAGAAACAAGCAAAGTAAAGAGGGTATTTCGTTGTTTGCGGATAGAATCAGAACGGTCTATCCAGATTTTTATAATCAGGATAGCGGCGCGGTGATTGATGCAAAGTATAAAAAACTTGAGTATACTGCCAAAGGGATTAATCGAGAAGATTTGTATCAGATAATTTCTTATTCGTATATTTTGAAATCAAAAAAAGCTGGAGTCGTATACCCGAGCACTAGTGAAACGGAGTATAAGAAGGTTGGTACATTATCAGGATATGGTGCTGATATATTTAAGCAATCCATTCACATTCCACAACAAGTCGACAGTTATAAAGAATTTGATCTTCTTATTAAGAAGTCTGAATACAAATTCAAAAAAGAGATTGAGTCATTTTCACATGGTGAAATAGAAAAACACTAA
- a CDS encoding JAB domain-containing protein, whose product MFYAFTHRMMEAGDVLGIELLDHFIVSEKNWLSFKEIGLL is encoded by the coding sequence GTGTTCTATGCTTTTACCCACCGCATGATGGAAGCGGGAGACGTGTTAGGAATAGAATTACTCGACCACTTTATCGTATCTGAAAAAAATTGGTTATCCTTCAAAGAAATAGGGTTACTATAA
- a CDS encoding IS1182 family transposase yields the protein MYTQYNMNQAFLPLELSDYLAPNHIVFQVNNFVEQLDEHILDQFYKHEGRPAYHPLILLKALLFAYIEKTFSGRTIEKMMQENIPMKWLVADTEISYRTINRFRSSELCASILENLFVEFKLFLVQQELISDNVVFIDGTKIEADANKYSFVWKRATDKFYASLKAKEMAYYRNEILPTVEKEIIKDEIDSMSLNDVEILKDFLEEAVAEVNEEIESTPKKGADPRKQKRRKLKKHLRKVKGDFLQREIKYENYYRTFEGRNSFSKTDTDATFMRMKEDPMLNGQLKPGYNLQIATENQFVIAYNIFPNPTDTRTLLPFIESMPTLPKIVVADAGYGSQENLETLDNLGIDHLIKYNMFDKEQTKKFQKSSKNLNNWDYDAENQIFIHPDGTQYHFHHVYHPKTTTGYRLEKEMYYPVNRETAPQKSFSFNRKYQYLKENESAKLLSEDGSALFACRKIDVEPVFGQIKQNLGFRRTHLRGKDKVKTDIGLVLMANNIIKVQKRLIN from the coding sequence ATGTATACTCAATATAACATGAATCAAGCTTTTCTACCATTAGAGTTATCCGATTATCTTGCACCAAATCATATTGTTTTCCAAGTAAATAATTTTGTCGAACAACTAGATGAACATATCCTCGATCAATTTTATAAACACGAAGGCCGACCGGCCTATCATCCATTAATCCTCTTAAAGGCATTACTATTCGCATATATAGAAAAGACGTTTTCAGGAAGAACTATTGAAAAAATGATGCAAGAGAACATTCCAATGAAATGGTTAGTTGCCGATACCGAAATTTCTTATCGTACGATTAATAGATTTCGTTCTAGTGAATTATGTGCATCAATTCTTGAGAACCTATTCGTTGAATTTAAACTCTTTTTAGTTCAACAAGAACTAATCTCAGATAATGTAGTATTTATAGATGGTACAAAAATTGAAGCAGATGCAAATAAATATTCTTTTGTTTGGAAAAGAGCAACAGATAAATTTTACGCATCATTAAAAGCTAAAGAAATGGCATATTATAGAAACGAAATATTACCTACTGTAGAAAAAGAGATTATCAAAGATGAAATTGATTCAATGTCTTTAAATGATGTTGAAATACTAAAAGACTTCCTTGAGGAAGCTGTAGCTGAGGTAAATGAAGAAATTGAAAGTACGCCAAAAAAAGGTGCAGATCCAAGAAAGCAGAAACGAAGAAAATTGAAAAAACACTTACGAAAAGTGAAAGGTGATTTTTTACAACGTGAGATAAAGTATGAAAATTATTATAGAACATTTGAAGGTAGAAATAGTTTTTCAAAAACAGATACAGATGCAACGTTCATGCGAATGAAAGAAGATCCGATGTTAAATGGTCAACTTAAACCAGGTTATAATCTTCAAATAGCAACTGAAAATCAATTTGTTATAGCCTATAATATTTTTCCAAATCCTACGGATACACGTACACTATTACCATTTATTGAAAGTATGCCTACTTTACCTAAAATCGTCGTAGCTGATGCTGGATATGGAAGCCAAGAAAACTTAGAAACGTTGGACAATCTAGGGATTGATCATCTCATCAAATACAATATGTTTGATAAGGAACAGACGAAGAAATTTCAGAAATCAAGTAAGAATTTAAATAATTGGGATTATGATGCGGAAAATCAAATCTTTATTCACCCTGATGGTACACAGTATCATTTTCATCATGTTTATCATCCAAAAACAACAACTGGATATCGCTTAGAAAAAGAAATGTACTATCCAGTCAATAGAGAAACCGCACCACAAAAGTCATTTTCTTTTAATAGAAAATATCAGTATTTAAAAGAAAATGAATCAGCTAAGCTATTATCTGAAGATGGCTCAGCTCTTTTCGCATGTAGAAAAATTGATGTTGAGCCGGTTTTCGGACAGATTAAACAAAACTTAGGATTCCGAAGGACTCATTTAAGAGGAAAAGATAAAGTAAAAACAGATATTGGTCTAGTATTAATGGCTAATAACATCATAAAAGTCCAAAAGAGACTGATAAATTAA
- a CDS encoding Jag N-terminal domain-containing protein gives MAIYSGETVNDAIEKGLKDLGIDKKHAKISVIQEPKPGILGKFRKEAKVEIIVLTDADVEKKKKLIKFGIIGGVIVFFVVFLNIIFSESSTSTESLDNNDLSVPISSSEVAKQHYESVVEQFKDAGFTNIKTTKMEDLITGWLTEDGSVEKMTIDGKEDFESGEVYSKDIPIDITYHTFSPETEQTDEVVEKESSTENPTSESSIESSINDTPEQAESSSNMEETVSEPTSEVTEKLAYTVTKKENQNIITGDVSLIGGDGTKVNVEIDADNIRPGTYVATWTPGVFGGSDPDRGYGLIWINGDPNTIQIMPEESVVVTFNEGDMITFQFAGVGKNDRIRLKQE, from the coding sequence ATGGCAATTTATAGTGGAGAAACGGTTAATGATGCAATTGAAAAAGGTTTAAAAGATTTAGGAATCGACAAGAAACACGCAAAAATATCAGTTATTCAGGAACCAAAACCTGGTATTTTAGGTAAATTTCGGAAAGAAGCCAAGGTTGAAATTATTGTATTAACAGATGCAGACGTAGAAAAAAAGAAGAAGTTAATAAAATTTGGAATAATAGGTGGTGTAATCGTTTTTTTTGTTGTTTTCCTTAATATAATTTTTAGTGAGAGTTCCACATCAACCGAGAGCTTAGATAATAATGACCTATCGGTTCCTATTTCGTCAAGTGAGGTAGCAAAACAGCATTATGAATCAGTAGTGGAGCAGTTCAAAGATGCTGGATTTACAAACATAAAAACAACAAAAATGGAGGATTTAATAACTGGTTGGTTAACGGAAGACGGGTCGGTTGAAAAAATGACAATTGATGGAAAAGAAGATTTCGAGAGCGGAGAAGTTTACTCAAAAGATATACCAATCGATATTACCTATCATACATTTTCACCTGAAACTGAACAGACAGACGAAGTGGTTGAAAAAGAAAGTTCTACTGAAAACCCGACGAGTGAGTCAAGTATAGAAAGTTCCATAAACGATACTCCAGAACAAGCTGAATCGTCTAGTAACATGGAGGAGACAGTTAGTGAGCCAACAAGTGAGGTAACTGAAAAGTTAGCATACACTGTAACAAAAAAAGAAAATCAAAATATCATTACAGGTGATGTATCTTTGATAGGAGGAGATGGAACTAAAGTAAACGTTGAGATCGATGCAGATAATATTAGACCAGGAACCTATGTAGCAACATGGACACCTGGTGTTTTTGGAGGATCAGATCCCGATCGTGGATACGGACTTATTTGGATTAATGGTGACCCTAATACAATTCAAATAATGCCTGAAGAATCTGTGGTTGTGACATTTAATGAGGGTGACATGATTACTTTTCAATTTGCTGGAGTAGGTAAGAATGATAGAATTCGACTTAAACAAGAGTAA